One window of Triticum dicoccoides isolate Atlit2015 ecotype Zavitan chromosome 5A, WEW_v2.0, whole genome shotgun sequence genomic DNA carries:
- the LOC119298094 gene encoding protein PELPK1-like: protein MASNASMLAMFMACALLLAGSTCHAARNLADTTPAAASAVPGLPAVPTDTVTLMPPMPSVTLPTVPQVTLPPMPSIVVPKAVLPPMPKVTLPTVPQVTMTPMPAIVMPKVTLPPLPFVPNVNVPMPFAATPPSA from the coding sequence ATGGCTTCCAACGCGAGCATGTTGGCCATGTTCATGGCGTGCGCGCTCCTCCTCGCCGGCAGCACGTGCCACGCCGCCCGCAACCTGGCCGACACTACACCGGCGGCTGCTAGCGCCGTCCCTGGCCTGCCGGCCGTGCCCACGGACACGGTCACCCTGATGCCACCAATGCCGTCGGTCACCCTGCCCACCGTGCCGCAGGTGACGCTGCCACCCATGCCCTCCATCGTCGTGCCCAAGGCGGTCCTCCCGCCCATGCCCAAGGTCACCCTCCCCACCGTGCCGCAGGTGACGATGACGCCGATGCCCGCCATTGTCATGCCCAAGGTGACCCTGCCGCCGTTGCCCTTTGTCCCGAATGTGAATGTGCCTATGCCTTTCGCGGCCACACCCCCGTCAGCGTAG